One Oceaniferula flava genomic window carries:
- a CDS encoding right-handed parallel beta-helix repeat-containing protein, which translates to MKTLLFVLISLPTLLPAAVVTSINDAGSGTLREAVANAVDGETITFDFATYTGSNAPTVSLHTGEIAITGKNLIIDGTTSGSVVTITGNNTSRIFNLNNSDTVFRGIVFTEGTDTDKGGAVYQSSSSPEYENCSFIDNSAPRGGAVYSYYSGGKFTSCRFSENNATLNGGAVYNSLSSTDFLDSVFEGNTSARGGAVYNDEAFNMEFAGCSFSKNVASISGGAIGSDRSSETYTDCRFKDNEAATGGSIFTNLTSTQVIGSIFRGDSAQDFGGAIRAESGTLNLTSSSFQGAQVFNEGGAVSLKATGGTFDSCFFLSNRSFSKGGALYLENSSPKLRNCTFQGNHASQNGGAFFSEDSAPELFNCLIWQNAALENPTTMSASFEKSGTGSPAFTQSLVENWSAGNLGGLGNLDGTLPANDPLFITPLTPLIAPLKIGGDLRLAANSPMIDAGLSSEALSADDVMGNARIVTTVDLGAFEFQGPVYVNAAVVGGTGDGSSWANAYSKLQDALSQTPEGHRIYVAEGTYYPDETSSTDSDLRTASFALQGQLLIRGGFPAEGNPTLAERNPKIYRTVLSGDIDQNDHSSGDNSGNAYHVIVAPDSLPLDHLDGVVIEGGHANEDDEEGDENYIGSAAVLYSALIAVDDASSGRDGGGVFLVGDNTLSLTDCVLQGNHSGSFGGAIAVSRSDIYLEGSRILGNTARWGGAFFERYGSSLILNCQFQGNSVPETGSAYYNAFSSSRFFNCLFLSNHGAGTISGYTGQAEFVNCTWQGNQAEHSNVIQSGVSSLQNCLVWGNAGFNNQNHQYASLPYNSGISVTYSLIQYWNTTDLGSPNNRDGTDLSLDPRFLIPLNKNDAPSLDHGDAGLRASSPVLDVGDNSANPFSTDLAGDPRKVGTIDIGAYEGVVTDVARLWFTDDDGDGNLYGVEVALGTDPDLADAGDPRNLRITQLSNGHPKLEFGFNYDAPVGTIWRLTRSTTLNNDFEEIYRADHTSSETNGNLDVNINTKFEIEDLDPPAPKAFYRFEALYLP; encoded by the coding sequence ATGAAAACCTTACTTTTCGTCCTGATCAGCCTCCCCACTCTGTTACCTGCTGCTGTGGTCACATCCATAAATGATGCTGGCTCGGGCACTTTGCGCGAGGCAGTTGCCAATGCGGTGGATGGAGAGACGATCACGTTCGATTTCGCAACATACACAGGTTCCAATGCCCCCACCGTGTCCCTTCACACTGGAGAGATTGCCATCACGGGCAAGAACCTCATCATCGACGGAACTACTTCTGGCTCAGTCGTTACCATCACAGGCAACAACACCTCTAGAATCTTCAATCTTAACAATTCGGATACGGTCTTTCGAGGGATCGTATTTACCGAAGGGACGGACACTGACAAAGGCGGGGCGGTCTACCAAAGTTCATCATCACCCGAATACGAAAACTGCAGTTTTATCGATAACTCAGCCCCTCGTGGCGGGGCGGTTTACAGCTATTACTCTGGAGGGAAGTTTACCTCCTGCCGGTTCTCCGAAAACAATGCAACGCTCAATGGCGGCGCGGTTTACAACTCGCTTTCCTCTACGGATTTCCTCGACTCAGTCTTCGAGGGCAACACATCCGCGCGTGGGGGCGCGGTCTACAATGACGAGGCGTTCAATATGGAATTCGCGGGGTGTAGCTTTTCCAAAAACGTCGCTTCCATTTCAGGCGGCGCAATCGGCAGCGACCGTTCGAGTGAAACCTACACGGACTGTCGTTTCAAAGACAATGAGGCCGCCACCGGGGGTAGCATTTTTACCAACTTAACGTCGACTCAGGTGATCGGATCGATCTTCCGGGGAGATTCCGCGCAGGACTTTGGTGGCGCTATCCGTGCGGAATCCGGAACCTTGAACCTCACGAGCAGTTCCTTCCAAGGGGCTCAGGTATTTAACGAAGGAGGAGCCGTTTCGTTGAAAGCCACAGGTGGCACTTTCGATAGTTGCTTCTTTCTCAGCAACCGATCGTTCTCCAAGGGGGGCGCGCTCTACCTGGAAAACTCCTCGCCGAAGCTGCGCAACTGCACATTTCAGGGAAATCATGCTTCGCAAAATGGTGGCGCATTTTTCTCCGAGGATTCGGCCCCCGAGCTTTTTAATTGCCTCATCTGGCAAAACGCAGCGTTAGAAAACCCGACCACGATGTCGGCGTCATTTGAAAAATCAGGGACCGGGTCTCCGGCCTTTACCCAAAGCCTCGTCGAGAACTGGTCGGCTGGAAATTTGGGAGGGCTTGGCAATCTCGACGGCACACTGCCGGCGAACGATCCCCTCTTCATCACTCCGCTGACACCTTTGATCGCGCCTTTGAAGATCGGTGGCGACCTCCGACTCGCGGCGAACTCACCGATGATTGATGCAGGCTTGTCGAGTGAGGCTCTGAGTGCTGATGATGTCATGGGGAATGCGCGCATCGTGACAACGGTCGACCTCGGTGCCTTTGAGTTTCAAGGTCCTGTCTATGTCAACGCCGCCGTGGTTGGAGGCACTGGAGACGGCAGCAGTTGGGCGAATGCTTACTCAAAGCTTCAGGATGCTCTCAGTCAGACGCCTGAAGGACACCGAATCTACGTCGCGGAGGGAACTTATTACCCCGACGAGACCAGCTCCACCGACAGTGATCTACGCACTGCCAGCTTCGCGCTCCAAGGGCAACTCCTCATCCGTGGAGGATTTCCCGCCGAGGGGAACCCCACTTTGGCCGAGCGGAATCCCAAGATTTACCGCACTGTGCTCTCAGGCGATATCGACCAAAATGATCACTCTAGCGGCGACAACTCCGGCAATGCCTATCACGTGATTGTCGCGCCGGATTCCCTCCCCTTAGACCACCTGGATGGTGTGGTCATCGAGGGCGGACATGCCAATGAGGATGACGAGGAGGGGGATGAAAACTACATCGGTTCCGCTGCTGTGCTCTACAGCGCTCTTATCGCGGTCGATGACGCCAGTTCAGGGCGCGATGGAGGGGGCGTTTTTCTCGTTGGTGACAACACCCTCTCGCTCACCGATTGCGTGCTGCAAGGGAATCACTCAGGCAGCTTTGGTGGGGCCATCGCGGTGAGCCGATCGGATATCTACCTCGAAGGCAGTCGCATCTTGGGGAATACGGCGAGGTGGGGCGGTGCGTTTTTTGAAAGGTATGGCTCGTCGTTGATTCTGAATTGTCAGTTCCAAGGTAACAGTGTGCCGGAAACAGGTTCAGCATACTACAACGCCTTCTCGAGCTCTCGGTTCTTCAACTGCCTATTTCTTTCAAACCACGGAGCGGGCACGATCTCGGGTTACACTGGCCAAGCAGAATTTGTCAATTGCACTTGGCAAGGGAATCAGGCGGAGCACTCAAATGTGATTCAGTCTGGAGTGTCTTCATTGCAGAACTGCCTCGTTTGGGGCAATGCTGGATTCAATAATCAGAATCACCAATACGCTTCTCTCCCCTATAACTCGGGCATCTCCGTCACCTATAGTCTGATTCAATATTGGAATACCACCGATCTCGGCAGCCCCAACAACCGTGACGGAACGGACTTAAGCCTCGACCCTCGCTTTCTAATTCCCTTAAACAAGAATGATGCTCCATCGCTTGATCATGGGGACGCGGGACTGAGGGCTAGTTCTCCCGTTCTTGATGTGGGCGACAATTCGGCCAACCCATTCTCCACCGACCTCGCGGGAGATCCTCGCAAGGTGGGCACCATCGACATAGGAGCCTATGAGGGGGTGGTCACCGATGTCGCCCGCCTTTGGTTCACCGATGATGATGGCGATGGCAACCTCTATGGAGTAGAGGTCGCACTCGGCACGGACCCCGATCTCGCCGATGCGGGAGATCCTCGCAATCTTCGCATCACTCAGCTTAGCAACGGTCACCCCAAACTCGAATTTGGCTTTAACTATGACGCGCCCGTAGGAACAATCTGGAGGCTCACTCGCTCGACCACTCTGAACAATGATTTTGAGGAGATTTATCGCGCGGATCACACCAGCTCCGAGACGAATGGCAATCTCGACGTCAACATCAACACCAAGTTCGAAATCGAAGACCTCGACCCTCCGGCACCGAAAGCCTTCTATCGCTTTGAGGCACTCTATCTTCCGTAA
- a CDS encoding alpha/beta hydrolase translates to MLSKAPHCGEKWRKYSIDMDTLSQNSAPTEPLLEQRERELLKDAQTHVYQVENGCQLNAYCFNPPNHSVDEPKPAIIFFHGGLWDVSMPTQFAPHCMHFASRGMVAITVEYRIGPKHNASPVDAFEDAQMAMLWMRHNHASLGIDPERIVAVGAASGAHMALSLAMQPEVLEVEGYNPRPQAVIALSALVNTTRKGIESGRFPDLKTATKLSPSSHIRRRLVPSLFLHGKSDTIVPFEQVQKFTKVMKRKKNACELIDFEAANHSFFNFNVSAKHFEIVLNSMDAFVSDLGYIEPMEYL, encoded by the coding sequence TTGCTCTCCAAAGCCCCCCATTGCGGCGAGAAGTGGCGGAAATACTCGATCGACATGGATACCCTTTCTCAGAACAGCGCGCCTACCGAGCCACTGTTAGAACAACGCGAACGTGAACTTCTCAAAGACGCTCAGACTCATGTTTACCAAGTTGAAAACGGCTGTCAGCTGAACGCCTACTGCTTCAACCCGCCCAATCATTCGGTGGACGAGCCGAAACCGGCGATCATCTTTTTCCACGGCGGCCTTTGGGACGTCAGCATGCCCACTCAGTTTGCGCCGCACTGCATGCACTTCGCCAGCCGAGGCATGGTGGCCATCACGGTGGAGTATCGCATTGGGCCGAAGCACAACGCCAGTCCGGTCGACGCCTTCGAAGACGCTCAGATGGCCATGCTGTGGATGCGCCACAACCACGCCAGCCTGGGCATCGACCCGGAACGTATCGTCGCTGTAGGCGCCGCATCGGGTGCGCACATGGCTCTCTCCCTCGCCATGCAACCGGAGGTCTTGGAGGTCGAAGGATACAACCCACGCCCCCAAGCGGTGATCGCACTCAGCGCACTGGTCAACACCACGCGCAAAGGCATCGAGAGCGGTCGCTTCCCGGATCTGAAAACGGCGACCAAGCTCAGCCCCTCAAGCCACATTCGCCGACGCCTGGTCCCCAGCCTCTTTCTCCATGGAAAATCCGACACCATTGTGCCCTTCGAGCAGGTGCAGAAATTCACCAAGGTGATGAAGCGAAAAAAGAACGCCTGTGAACTGATCGATTTTGAAGCCGCGAACCACAGCTTTTTCAACTTCAACGTCAGCGCCAAGCACTTCGAAATCGTGCTCAATTCCATGGATGCCTTTGTCAGCGATCTGGGTTATATTGAGCCCATGGAATACCTGTAA
- a CDS encoding DUF1552 domain-containing protein has protein sequence MQRRTFLKGLGATLAIPQLESLHAAQAASAPAAPLRMAFVYAPNGVNLKKWMPSGVGSGYQMAESMKPMEKLRDSFQIIGGLDHDKAKSNGDGAGDHARANATYLTGCQARKTAGDDIHVGTSVDQIAAQQIGHQTRLPSLELSTDPPRKSGRCDSGYSCAYQYNLSWRSASTPMPAERNPRAVFEKLFGTGNAVADAKRRARQQSVLDFVLEDAKRMRKKAGFEDRDKLEEYMTAVRDVEQRISRHENFEVPTTDFQSPSGIPASYREHIRLMYQLMTLAFRTDSTRISTFLLAHDGSNRSFNEIGISGGHHSISHHKGNEENLEQIAQIDQFYLEEYARFIAGLKSMQEGNGTMLDNTMIVYGSGIGDGNRHNHNDLPLILAGGGGGSLNPGRYHRVKEGTPMTNLYLAMLERMNVNARRVGDSSGVLQGI, from the coding sequence ATGCAACGCAGAACATTTCTCAAAGGCCTGGGAGCCACCCTGGCCATTCCTCAGCTGGAATCGCTCCACGCAGCCCAGGCCGCCAGCGCTCCCGCCGCGCCACTCCGCATGGCTTTCGTCTACGCGCCCAACGGCGTGAATTTGAAAAAATGGATGCCGTCCGGTGTCGGATCCGGCTACCAGATGGCAGAGTCGATGAAACCCATGGAAAAGCTGCGCGACAGCTTCCAGATCATCGGCGGACTCGATCACGACAAGGCCAAGTCCAACGGTGACGGCGCAGGCGATCACGCCCGGGCCAATGCCACTTACCTGACCGGCTGCCAGGCCAGAAAGACAGCCGGAGACGACATCCACGTGGGCACCTCCGTCGATCAAATCGCAGCCCAACAGATCGGCCATCAAACCCGCCTGCCGTCGCTCGAGCTGAGCACGGATCCACCGCGGAAATCGGGTCGCTGTGACTCCGGATACTCCTGCGCCTACCAGTACAACCTCTCCTGGCGCAGCGCCAGCACCCCGATGCCAGCCGAGCGGAATCCGCGTGCTGTGTTCGAAAAACTCTTCGGCACCGGCAACGCCGTGGCCGATGCCAAACGGCGCGCCCGTCAGCAGAGCGTGCTGGATTTCGTGCTCGAGGACGCCAAGCGCATGCGCAAAAAAGCCGGCTTTGAGGATCGGGACAAACTCGAGGAATACATGACCGCGGTGCGCGATGTCGAGCAGCGTATCAGTCGCCACGAAAACTTCGAAGTGCCCACCACGGACTTCCAGAGCCCCAGCGGCATCCCCGCCAGCTACCGCGAACATATCCGCCTGATGTATCAGCTGATGACGCTCGCCTTCCGCACCGATTCCACCCGCATCAGCACCTTCCTGCTCGCCCACGACGGATCAAACCGCTCGTTCAACGAGATTGGCATCTCCGGGGGACACCACTCGATTTCCCACCACAAAGGCAACGAGGAGAACCTGGAGCAGATTGCCCAAATCGATCAATTCTACCTCGAAGAATACGCCCGCTTCATCGCCGGTCTGAAATCGATGCAAGAAGGCAACGGAACTATGTTAGACAACACCATGATCGTCTACGGCTCCGGCATCGGCGATGGCAATCGCCACAACCACAACGATCTCCCGCTGATCCTCGCAGGAGGTGGCGGCGGCAGCTTGAACCCAGGCCGCTACCACCGGGTCAAGGAAGGCACACCGATGACCAACCTCTACCTCGCTATGTTAGAGCGGATGAACGTGAATGCACGTCGGGTCGGGGACTCCAGTGGGGTGCTGCAGGGAATTTAG
- a CDS encoding DUF6288 domain-containing protein — MLERPFVTTVFFLSLIVTSLHAIEKDNRGRWEQPSKHGPDTEVPGFLINLGPTGARATMEAQSFTVKYIFADSPAAGKLALDDVITGVNGRPFDVPHTFGHHMTRMKEFPTVGYEGPMMDFGNAIEEAEGGDGKLILSVTRAGQPIKVTIPLKAIGKFSDTFPLNCPKSALLAKQASNYLSGPGYDYIQKEKVHAKGMSALALLAAGKSAQAKELAHAWNEKPHKGIWVWPTGYQCIFLCEYYLLTKDEAVLPTIQALAAKLEYAQVDDMANYKDRTHGKMGNVGHKFRTGGMGHNTEVGGYGTMNITTTLSLAAWELAKQCGVAVDQKKVDLAFDYLRSSTDKDGYIGYHTKAGAYAAGGRQGLSIVAHHLAGESQNNPEYLKRVTHGLKNSKKYLPDAHADGMLAVCWGLLGTRLCGDVETQRAIMDYNKAWFNMARCHDGSFVALPGRDMYDSCYYLSSRHQLTATMALVLANGEPVLKIQGK; from the coding sequence ATGCTCGAGCGACCATTCGTCACCACTGTATTTTTTCTTAGCCTCATCGTCACATCTCTCCATGCCATTGAGAAAGATAACCGGGGGCGCTGGGAGCAGCCGTCGAAACATGGGCCGGATACAGAAGTCCCCGGGTTTCTGATCAATCTGGGGCCTACCGGAGCAAGGGCCACGATGGAGGCCCAGTCGTTTACCGTGAAATACATCTTCGCTGACTCTCCAGCCGCAGGGAAACTTGCTCTGGATGATGTGATCACGGGTGTCAATGGACGCCCTTTTGACGTGCCCCACACGTTCGGGCACCACATGACACGAATGAAAGAATTTCCCACCGTCGGATACGAAGGCCCGATGATGGACTTTGGCAATGCCATCGAGGAGGCTGAAGGCGGTGATGGTAAACTCATCCTCTCGGTCACCCGTGCAGGGCAGCCCATCAAGGTGACCATTCCTCTGAAAGCCATTGGTAAGTTCTCTGACACCTTTCCCTTGAATTGCCCCAAATCAGCCCTTCTGGCGAAGCAGGCGTCTAACTACCTCAGCGGCCCTGGTTATGACTACATCCAAAAAGAAAAGGTCCACGCCAAGGGAATGAGCGCGCTGGCATTACTCGCAGCCGGGAAGAGTGCTCAAGCCAAAGAGCTTGCCCACGCATGGAATGAAAAACCTCACAAAGGCATCTGGGTCTGGCCTACCGGCTATCAATGTATTTTCCTCTGTGAATATTACCTTCTCACCAAAGACGAAGCAGTTCTCCCCACCATCCAAGCACTCGCTGCGAAATTGGAATACGCCCAAGTGGATGACATGGCGAACTACAAAGACCGCACCCACGGGAAGATGGGCAACGTTGGACACAAGTTCCGCACTGGCGGCATGGGGCACAATACCGAAGTTGGCGGATATGGAACCATGAACATTACCACCACCTTATCACTCGCTGCATGGGAACTCGCGAAACAGTGCGGAGTCGCTGTTGATCAGAAAAAAGTCGACCTTGCCTTCGACTATTTACGGTCGAGCACGGACAAGGATGGCTACATCGGCTATCACACCAAAGCAGGAGCATACGCCGCGGGTGGACGTCAGGGCCTGTCCATTGTCGCCCATCATCTCGCAGGTGAATCACAGAATAATCCGGAGTATCTCAAACGCGTCACTCATGGGCTCAAGAATTCCAAAAAATACCTGCCGGATGCTCACGCTGATGGCATGTTAGCTGTCTGCTGGGGCCTGCTCGGCACCCGCCTCTGCGGCGATGTTGAAACCCAGCGTGCCATCATGGATTACAACAAAGCCTGGTTCAACATGGCCCGTTGTCACGATGGCTCCTTTGTCGCCCTGCCTGGTCGCGATATGTATGATTCCTGCTACTACCTCTCTTCCCGACATCAGCTCACCGCAACGATGGCCCTCGTCCTCGCCAATGGTGAACCCGTGCTCAAAATCCAAGGTAAGTAA
- a CDS encoding DUF2147 domain-containing protein — MRLPLMFLTVLLLCSSQSWAADPIEGEWLKGDGSARIKIKVNDKGQLTGALSYVRDPKRRHDSNNPDVSKRKRPLLGLVIIRGFTKKGKMWQGGTVYDSSSGKTYQGKIWLDQGKLIMRGYIGVSLIGRTSSWTRHK; from the coding sequence ATGCGCCTACCATTAATGTTCCTCACTGTGCTGCTGCTCTGTAGTTCCCAGAGCTGGGCGGCCGATCCTATCGAGGGCGAGTGGCTAAAGGGCGATGGCTCGGCGCGGATCAAAATCAAGGTGAACGACAAGGGTCAACTTACCGGAGCGCTTTCTTACGTCCGCGATCCAAAACGCAGGCACGACAGCAACAATCCGGACGTCTCGAAACGCAAGCGCCCACTGCTCGGACTCGTCATCATCCGCGGCTTCACCAAGAAGGGGAAGATGTGGCAAGGCGGCACCGTCTACGACAGCTCAAGCGGAAAAACCTACCAAGGAAAGATCTGGTTGGACCAAGGAAAATTGATCATGCGCGGCTACATCGGAGTCTCATTGATCGGGCGCACAAGCAGCTGGACCAGACACAAGTAA
- a CDS encoding ADP-ribosylglycohydrolase family protein → MTTSSSAVIRSAFLADALNLGPHWVYNQSAIARLFPDGVYNVHDPISQYHPGKSAGDLTHYGDQMMCQLNAFAAAGHWDQEVYQQKWQAMWRDSESYMDGATKETLARLEDPSSPASMSSDMAGASRALLVAAMIDEASLDEQISAARTLTQFTHGDPEVVDAAELLVRMNYLLVSGTNLPDAVQEACQHPYPELNAKQYFEMASSRLEADPLQAAEDLGLTCHTSEALPVLLFFLLRYPDDIASALSTNALAGGDNSARAIPLAMLLTQANGWGSYQEKVYAEVNQRRHIDDILVQCESEN, encoded by the coding sequence ATGACCACCAGCTCCTCTGCCGTTATCCGATCAGCCTTTCTGGCCGATGCTCTGAACCTCGGCCCCCACTGGGTTTACAATCAATCGGCCATTGCTCGGTTGTTTCCCGATGGGGTATACAATGTGCATGATCCGATCAGCCAATACCACCCGGGTAAATCGGCCGGTGACTTGACTCATTATGGCGATCAGATGATGTGCCAGTTGAACGCCTTTGCTGCTGCGGGTCATTGGGATCAAGAGGTCTATCAACAAAAGTGGCAGGCGATGTGGCGTGACTCCGAGAGCTACATGGACGGCGCCACCAAGGAGACCTTGGCCCGTTTGGAGGACCCGTCGTCGCCTGCCTCGATGTCAAGCGATATGGCAGGGGCATCGCGCGCCTTGTTAGTCGCTGCGATGATCGATGAAGCCTCGCTGGACGAGCAAATCTCTGCCGCCCGGACACTGACCCAATTTACCCACGGTGACCCCGAGGTGGTTGATGCGGCTGAGCTGTTAGTTAGGATGAACTACTTGCTGGTTTCAGGAACCAACCTGCCGGACGCGGTGCAGGAGGCCTGTCAGCACCCATACCCGGAGCTCAATGCCAAACAATATTTCGAAATGGCAAGTTCCAGGCTGGAGGCCGATCCGTTGCAGGCGGCGGAGGATTTGGGGTTAACTTGCCATACTTCCGAAGCCCTACCTGTGCTGCTCTTTTTCCTGCTTCGCTATCCCGACGACATCGCGAGTGCGCTTTCTACCAATGCGCTGGCCGGCGGGGACAACTCCGCGCGTGCGATTCCTCTCGCCATGTTATTGACCCAAGCCAATGGGTGGGGGAGCTATCAGGAAAAGGTCTACGCAGAGGTGAATCAGCGTCGCCACATCGATGATATCCTGGTTCAATGCGAGTCTGAAAATTAA
- a CDS encoding DUF1592 domain-containing protein produces the protein MHTPEPAYAPSKMFLAKSSTWLSLVSISLAAVAGWFLLPSLPEPVMAVETEVETEESVTTPAPAQVHGDQPLMDEWNKDIKPMLEYYCYDCHGDGMSKGSLDLDEYPDLASMRKDPKVWEHILTRTDYHLMPPPEEEQPEAKERHQLVNWINKAIFPASTTDPGHSVMRRMNRIEYQNTIKDLLGITIPVRELLPPDDSSHGFDNNGSALSISPAHIDKYLRAAEKALDEAIVLGPMPPKVIHFKARDITGGGKRIGDGTFLYIRSSAHVTPKLRQAGSYRLVVTASASQAGPEATPLDIIVDKEQVANFEVKNELHAEKEFSVELDLPAGSTEITLDFPRDFYDPKHEDPKRRDRNLMIHRVRLEGPLGIKRQKPLAHRQIFIPHAPGQDDRAYARAVLKNFARRAFRRPPNREEIDHYLVLTEKIAQTENSISSGIKSTLQAMLVSPSFLFIAPDTAAAKSSQKPAPISEHALASRLSYFLWSTMPDEELLALADRQQLRQQLDAQITRMLQDPRSKQMVENFAGQWLELRSLAAITPNRKRFREYTPSLADAMRRETEMLADHILRGDRNLLEFLDADYSFINERLAEIYDIPGVSGDHFRRVSMAGTPRRGILGHASILTVTSQPNRTSPVLRGKFILENILDITPPPPPPELPQLEDARHKGKKMSVREQLELHRSKTACAGCHNLMDPIGFAFENYNAIGIYRESVKGEAIDTTGQLVTGEKLENAESLRQVILHGKRDEFLRCLTIKMMTYATGRGIGRLDRLHIDKVLSQLQKDDYTAHSLIRGIIHSVPFQQQRR, from the coding sequence ATGCATACGCCCGAACCTGCGTATGCACCCAGCAAGATGTTTTTGGCGAAAAGCAGCACCTGGCTCAGTCTTGTCTCGATTTCCCTCGCGGCAGTCGCGGGCTGGTTCCTGCTACCGAGCTTACCCGAACCGGTGATGGCGGTCGAAACAGAGGTCGAAACGGAGGAAAGCGTGACCACCCCAGCGCCAGCACAGGTGCACGGCGACCAACCGCTGATGGACGAGTGGAACAAAGACATCAAACCGATGTTGGAATACTACTGCTACGATTGCCATGGCGACGGCATGAGCAAGGGCTCTCTGGACCTCGATGAATATCCGGACCTGGCCAGCATGCGCAAGGACCCGAAAGTCTGGGAACACATTCTCACCCGCACCGATTACCACCTGATGCCGCCGCCCGAGGAAGAGCAGCCGGAGGCCAAGGAACGGCACCAGCTGGTCAACTGGATCAACAAAGCCATCTTCCCCGCTTCCACCACCGACCCTGGCCACAGCGTCATGCGGCGGATGAACAGAATCGAATACCAGAACACCATCAAGGATCTGCTCGGCATAACCATTCCCGTGCGGGAACTGCTGCCGCCGGACGACTCCAGCCACGGTTTCGACAACAACGGCAGCGCACTCAGCATCTCGCCGGCACACATCGATAAATATCTCCGCGCCGCAGAAAAGGCACTGGACGAAGCGATCGTGTTAGGTCCGATGCCACCCAAGGTCATCCACTTCAAAGCGCGCGACATCACAGGTGGCGGCAAACGCATTGGCGACGGCACCTTCCTCTACATCCGCAGCAGCGCGCATGTGACGCCCAAGCTGAGGCAAGCGGGCAGCTACCGGCTGGTGGTCACCGCCTCCGCCAGCCAAGCCGGCCCGGAAGCAACCCCGCTGGACATCATCGTGGACAAGGAACAGGTGGCCAATTTCGAAGTAAAAAACGAACTGCATGCGGAAAAAGAGTTTTCGGTCGAGCTGGATCTCCCCGCCGGCAGCACCGAGATCACCCTCGATTTCCCCAGAGATTTTTATGACCCCAAGCACGAGGATCCGAAACGCCGCGACCGCAATCTGATGATTCACCGCGTCCGCCTTGAAGGCCCCCTAGGAATTAAACGCCAGAAACCCCTCGCCCATCGCCAGATCTTCATCCCCCACGCCCCGGGCCAAGACGACCGAGCCTACGCCCGCGCCGTCCTGAAAAATTTCGCACGCCGCGCCTTCCGCCGTCCCCCTAACCGGGAGGAAATCGATCACTATCTGGTGCTCACGGAGAAAATTGCCCAGACTGAAAACTCCATCAGCTCCGGGATCAAATCGACCCTGCAGGCGATGTTAGTCTCCCCGTCCTTCCTCTTCATTGCTCCGGATACGGCTGCCGCAAAATCCAGTCAGAAACCGGCCCCCATCAGCGAGCACGCCCTCGCCTCCCGACTGTCGTATTTCCTATGGAGCACCATGCCAGACGAAGAATTGTTAGCCTTGGCTGATCGCCAACAACTTCGCCAGCAGCTCGATGCACAGATCACCCGCATGCTGCAGGACCCGAGGTCGAAACAGATGGTCGAGAACTTCGCCGGTCAGTGGCTGGAGCTCCGCAGCCTTGCCGCCATCACGCCAAACCGAAAACGCTTCCGCGAATACACCCCCAGCCTCGCCGATGCCATGCGCCGCGAGACCGAGATGCTCGCGGACCATATTCTGCGGGGCGACCGCAACCTGCTGGAATTTCTGGATGCCGATTACAGCTTCATCAACGAGCGCCTCGCTGAGATCTATGACATCCCCGGCGTCTCGGGCGATCACTTCCGCCGCGTCAGCATGGCTGGCACTCCGCGCCGTGGCATTCTCGGCCATGCCTCCATTCTCACCGTGACTTCACAGCCGAACCGGACCTCGCCGGTGCTGCGCGGCAAGTTCATCCTCGAAAACATTCTCGATATCACCCCGCCGCCGCCACCACCGGAGCTTCCGCAGCTGGAAGACGCCCGCCACAAGGGCAAAAAAATGAGCGTGCGTGAACAACTGGAACTACACCGCAGCAAGACCGCCTGCGCCGGCTGCCACAATCTGATGGACCCCATCGGTTTCGCCTTTGAAAATTACAACGCCATCGGCATCTATCGCGAGTCCGTGAAAGGCGAAGCCATCGACACCACCGGCCAGCTGGTCACCGGTGAGAAGTTAGAAAATGCCGAGTCGCTGCGCCAGGTCATCCTCCATGGTAAGCGCGATGAATTCCTCCGCTGCCTGACCATTAAGATGATGACCTACGCCACCGGTCGGGGCATCGGCAGGCTCGATCGACTGCATATCGATAAAGTGCTGTCGCAGCTCCAGAAAGACGATTATACTGCCCATAGTTTAATCCGTGGAATCATTCACAGTGTTCCATTCCAACAACAACGTCGATAA